The stretch of DNA ACGGCTCCGCCTGGTCGTACTTTTATCCCACTGCGGTTCGTGAGTGAGACTTTGGGAGCGCTGGTGGATTACGAAGCCGAGACCAATGGGGTTACGATCACAAGGTAACATACCGGTTAGAGCCTGGTGAAAAAAGATGCCAATAAGGGGGTGTTTTGTCTTAATCGTCATATGGTAAAGAGCGATAACAATAAACACCAATTTTAATCAATTAACGAAAGGAGCTTATGAATAATGCCAACTATTCACAGGCGATGGTTTAGTTTGTTACCCTTTGTTCTGGGTATATTTCTTCTTGCCGGTTCTTTATGCCTGTTGGCGCCTCCGGTCGCCCAGGCTGAAGAGGCGACAACTCCTCCGGCTTTGATCGCCGATACTATTGATAACATGTTGGACAAACCGATAGAAATCACCTTTGAAGATGATCCAAATTGGAGAGCGGCAATCAATACCGTATACGTTGATGATGTGGAATTAGATGCTTCGGAATATACGAAAGATACTGCTGGAAAAATCATTTTCAGTGAAGACGTGTTCGATACAGAAAAGGATTATGACGTTGTTATCAAAGCTGATGGATATTTAGACGTGAGCGTGACGCAGAAAATTGAAAGGGTTGAGCTGGAAGTCAAAGGGGATGGGGTAACGACACCCAAGGAGTATACCATGTCTCATCTCCAGGGGATGGAACAATATCGTTACCTGTATAGTACTATTAACACTTACCCCACTAAGAATTGGTATGTGGCTGAAGGGGTGAAGTTAAGGGAACTACTCGAGGAAGCGGGAATAAGGGATGAAGCGAAGCAAGTAAGGTTTACCAGTCATGACGGCTTTATGGTAACCTTTACTGTTCAGGAATTATTAAATGACGACCGTTCCCTTTTCCCTAATTTTAAGGAAAATCATGAATATTTCGGTTATATTCCAGGCTCGTCGGAGGGTGCGGAAAAGGTAGAGACTATCCTTGCTCTAAGAAGTGATGGAAGCGACGATTTTGACAATATGAGCAGCAAAGATGCATTACATTTGATCTTTGGGCAAAGAGCGTTAACAGAGCAAACGAATGCAGTTTTTGCTAAATCTGTTGCCAAGGTGGAAGTAATTACCGCCGTGCCGGTTAAATGGGCTGCTCCCACGGCAAATATAAACAGCGGTGAGGTGCCCGCGGGGACACTGGTAAAGCTGGACGGCCCCAACAACGATACAGATAAAGTGCATTATACCTTGGACGGCAGCGAGCCGACCGTGGATAGTCCGATGTATAACTGGATTGCCCAACGGTGGTCGTCACGGCCAGACTTTGATGAAATTAACCACCCAATCGAAATCACAAATGACACTACTATTAAGGCTGCTGTTATCGGCCCCGGCAAGGAAGACAGCGATGTTGTTGAATTTAACTATATGGTAGATGGACCGGATCCCATACCGGTTACCAATGTTAGCATTACCGAAGGCGACCAGGAGCTGGAGGAAGGCCAGACGGTTCAGCTCACCGCCGAAGTGGTGCCCGGGGATGCCACGAACAAAAACGTTACTTGGAGCAGCGGTGATGAAACTGTTGCCACCGTCAGTGAAACCGGCCTGGTAACCGCGGTGGCAGAGGGCATGGCGACCATCACTGTTACCACTGATGATAGAAACTTCACCGACAGTATAACCGTGACTGTTGTGTCGGCAGTGTCGACAATTGATGTTCTATACGATGGTGAAGTCGCTTTGACATCAGGTGAAACCTTTACAGTGACCGCCTACAACTCCGGGTTGAATTATACTGTGAACAAAACCACACCCCTTGGGGCTCTTCAGGCAGCCGCAGCCGCCGGTGGCTTCACCTATGGTGTTACCGACAAGAATTACGAAGCATCAGGCGCTCTTCTTTTGGACAATGTAGGTAATTACAACCGCAAAGACCCGGGCTACTGGTACGCATATGTCAACGATGTTTATAAAGATGGCTACAACAATGCCGCCGGCGCCCTGAACTTGATTGAACTTGTTGATGGTGACAGGGTTGAGTTCTACTATGCTGCTGATGTAACCGACGGAACTGACCTCAATGCTGTTAAGGCAGCGGCTACTGCAGCAGTGAAAACTGTTGTGGATACCGATGCTGCTACACCGACGATCTGGACTCTCCAACTTTCGGGTGCAAAGGATGCAACCGTTACCAAAGCCGAGTTCGAGGAAGGCCTTGCTTGCCAGGCATCAGGTCACCAGGTGTCCTGGACCGATGATGACGGTAATGTCTGGGGAGGCGTACCACTATGGTTGCTCGTTGCCATGGTTGATGATGACCCCGATGTTGGTTCTCACCACTTCAACTTTAACGACGACCTTGCTGTCCAGAACTATGAAGTTAATGTTATAGCCGGCGACGGATGGAAAACAACCCTTGATAGCGCGGCTATCGCCCACAACGATGGTTATATCGTCGCCAATACACTTAACGGAGAACCCCTTCCCGTCAAGACTGAAGGGGGGAAAAACTGCTGGCCGCTCTATCTGAAAGGTTCAGCTGTTTTTGGCGGGCAACAGGTGGGCAACATTGTTCGAATCGAGCTGTCCGGTCTTCCAGAACCACCCGCAGGATGGACCTTGGAGATGATCGGAGATGTAGGGGATACCATCACCCAAGAGGAGTTTGAAGAAGGACTGGCCTGCACGGGTTCAGGCCATTACAAGGAATGGACTGATAATGAAGGCAACGTCTGGTCCGGCGTGCCCCTGTGGGTGCTCTTAGGTACGGTGGATGACATCGAGTCAAGCGGCCATTGGACTTTCAATGACGAGGTCGCCAACGACGGTTATTCTGTGCAAGTGGTGGCGGGAGATGGTTTTTCCAAAACCTTTGCCAGCACGGATGTAGCCCGAAGTGATGATTATATCATTGCCAATAAATGCAACGATGCACCACTTACCGGTTCAGCGGGGCCATTGCGCTTAGTTGGTGACGGTGTTGCCAACCCCGATGGGTCCCTTGGGGGCTCTGCCGTGGGTAATGTCGTAAAGATAGCCATACCCGAACTACAGATACCGGAGGCCGCGCCCGGCAGTTGGAACCTTACTCTGAATGGCAAGATCAGTGATGTTATTTCCCAGGCTGAGTTTGAGGCTGGCATGGCATGCCCAAATTCGGGACACCTAAAAGAATGGACTGACGGTGACGGTAATGTCTGGTCAGGTATTCCCCTTTGGTTACTGACAGGCTGGGTAGATGACCGTCAGCCACACAATTATAACGCTAATCAGGCAATGAGCGGTTACAAAGTCTTAGTGAAAGCCGGAGACGGATACACCGTCGATTTTGCCAGCGCGGATGTAGTACGGGACAACGACTATATCATTGCAGATAAATGCAACAATGAACCCCTTACCGGTTCATCATGGCCGCTGCGCCTGGTCGGTGACGGCGTTGCCAAAGAAGATGGATCCCTTAGCGGTATCAGCGTTGGTAATATCGTGGAAATTGAACTAACATCTTTTGAGACCGCCCAGCCCCAGCCCATACCCGAAGTCCATATCATCAAGTATGCTGAAGATGGTACCACCGTCCTTGACGAGAAGACAGTCGATTATCAATGGATGGAGGAAAACCTCGACGTAATTGGAGATGGGGAAACAGTATGCAAATTCGAGGGAATCACAAACAATCCTGATGATGTATGGGATGCTGATGAGACCTATCCCGGCGGTTTTAAGGTAGCTAATGCCGTGAAGGGTACCCGCATCCAAGATCTTTGTGATCTTGTGGGCGGCATGGGGGCAGGAACCGAAATCGTACTGGTAGCAAGAGATGGCTGGGAAACCAGGCTTCCCTATTCCTCCATATATACCGATCCCTCGGTGCAAGAACGCCAGGGAGATGCTATTCTGGCTTGGTGGGGTGATGGAGAATACGTACCCGATTATGCAGATGGTATGCGTTTATTCTTTACCCCGGGCGGTGACAACGTCTACGGCCAATGGGATATGCACGAGACACTTCCGGAAAACTACTGGCACTACTTTTATGGCGGTGGTGTTCAGTATCCTTCTTGTGCCGGCTTGGCAGCCAAGTGGATTACGGAAATCAAGGTATACACTATACCCCAGGGTGATTGGAAACTAGAGCTCGATGGCCGGGATATCGGCGGTATGAACTGCGATGTAAGCAAAACCTATTTCGAACAGGCTCTCGCCTGTCAATTCGGCGCTAATCACAAGGCAACCTATACCGATTCTGAAGAACGGGTTTGGGAAGGCATGCCCCTATGGTTCCTAGTGGGATTCATCGATGATGCCGACCAACATTCCGATAACGCTTTTAATGATGAACTGGCTATGGCCGGATACCAGGTGAAGATTACCGCGGCAGACGGCTATACGGTAACTATCGATAGCGCGGATATTGTCCGGAACAGCGACTACATTATCGCCAATTCGCTGAACGGAACGCCCATACCCGAATCCGGCAGTGACTGGCCGCTCCGGCTCGTTGGACCTGCTGTCACCGGGTCAACATCTATTTCACAGATTGAAAGTATCAAGTTGGTAAGCACCAATAAACCGGTTTACACAGTTGATCCTATCCCCAATGATTCTTACAATGCAGGGACTACGCCGGATGGTATCAGCACCATGACGGTGAGTGACGGTGTATCCGGGTTCAAATATTTCACCGTCGGTATCGAACCGGTGAATCCCCATATTGGTGAGGAATCTGTGGTCTTTACCCATTTAAGAAACGGCAGTCAGCTGGAACACAATGCCACCAGGGCTGATTTTGACCAAGTCGAAACCGCTCAGGCAGGCTTTAATGTACAACCCGGCGATGTGGTCAAAGCTTACATTGTTGATGAACTAACCAATTCAACAGATCATAACCCGGAGATCCTGCAATAATACTTTAGCCGAAGCATTTACGAGCAACCACTCCAACAATGGAAAGTTGTTCAGCCTTTTGAACAATGCCAAGGTGAATTAACTTTAAAGGAGTGACCAAAATGAAGTACAAATTTATTGTATTTTTGCAAATAGCATTGCTGCTGTTATGTGTCCCGGCTATTGCCGCAGCCAATGGCGCGGATATAAGTTTGGATTTGAGTAAAAACGCGGTCTTAGTTGGTGATACTGTTACCGCTTCCGGTAAAACGATTCCAAATGCCTGGGTGCCCCTTAAAATTATTGATGCTGCCCAAAATATAATTGTGTTTGATGCGCATAAAGCCGACGCCGGCGGAAATTACGGCATTGAGTTCAAAACACCCCCTGGTGCTTACGGCACACTAAGGGTTGTTGTTGGTGAAGGCAGCAATGTCGCTACTGGGACACTGACTGCGGGATCGGATACGCCGACAGACACGGAAGCTCCGGCCTGGCCGTCAGGCAGCACATTAGACGCGAGCAACGTGGCCCGAACCGGGCTGACCCTAACCTGGACTGCTGCAAATGACAACGTGGGCGTTACAGGGTACAGGGTATATAAGGATGATGTCGTCATCGACACCGTTAGTTCCACAACAAGGACTTACAGCGTTACCGGGCTTAGCTCCGACACCAGCTACACATTCAAGGTAGAAGCAGGAGATGCGGCCAATAACTGGAGCACAACCGGGCCAAGTGCGACTGTAAGTACGGATAAAGCCAGCGGTGGCGGTGGCGGCGGTGGTGGCGGTGGAGGTACATCTACTACTTCATCAGTAAGCAAAGTAAGCAAGTTTATCACGGCCACAGCCGGGGGATCGGTAAGCTGTGATCAGCTTACCGTAAAAATTCCCGCCGGTGCCCTGCCCGGAAACGCCACGGTCAGCGCCAGTAAGTTAAAGTCAACCGAAATCAACGAGGTTGTCCCCGAAGGCATGCTCGTAAAGCTCGGCAGCGATGTGTACGAGATTACTATCACGGGCAGCAAAGAATTTGGTGACCAGACCATAACCATCAAACTAAGCTACGATTCATCCAAGATCGCCGCGGAAGAACAGCCGGTGCTGCATTACTATGATGAGTCCTCCGGGAAGTGGGTGGCTCTGGAAACCACGGTGGTACAGGAAAACGGCAAATGGTATGCTGTCACCCGGGTTAATCATCTGACCAAGTTTGCCGTCTTTAGCACCGTAGTTGACGTAGTTGAAGTGGTCCGGGAAGTAAACGTCATCA from Desulfoscipio gibsoniae DSM 7213 encodes:
- a CDS encoding hemoblobin-interacting domain-containing protein; its protein translation is MPTIHRRWFSLLPFVLGIFLLAGSLCLLAPPVAQAEEATTPPALIADTIDNMLDKPIEITFEDDPNWRAAINTVYVDDVELDASEYTKDTAGKIIFSEDVFDTEKDYDVVIKADGYLDVSVTQKIERVELEVKGDGVTTPKEYTMSHLQGMEQYRYLYSTINTYPTKNWYVAEGVKLRELLEEAGIRDEAKQVRFTSHDGFMVTFTVQELLNDDRSLFPNFKENHEYFGYIPGSSEGAEKVETILALRSDGSDDFDNMSSKDALHLIFGQRALTEQTNAVFAKSVAKVEVITAVPVKWAAPTANINSGEVPAGTLVKLDGPNNDTDKVHYTLDGSEPTVDSPMYNWIAQRWSSRPDFDEINHPIEITNDTTIKAAVIGPGKEDSDVVEFNYMVDGPDPIPVTNVSITEGDQELEEGQTVQLTAEVVPGDATNKNVTWSSGDETVATVSETGLVTAVAEGMATITVTTDDRNFTDSITVTVVSAVSTIDVLYDGEVALTSGETFTVTAYNSGLNYTVNKTTPLGALQAAAAAGGFTYGVTDKNYEASGALLLDNVGNYNRKDPGYWYAYVNDVYKDGYNNAAGALNLIELVDGDRVEFYYAADVTDGTDLNAVKAAATAAVKTVVDTDAATPTIWTLQLSGAKDATVTKAEFEEGLACQASGHQVSWTDDDGNVWGGVPLWLLVAMVDDDPDVGSHHFNFNDDLAVQNYEVNVIAGDGWKTTLDSAAIAHNDGYIVANTLNGEPLPVKTEGGKNCWPLYLKGSAVFGGQQVGNIVRIELSGLPEPPAGWTLEMIGDVGDTITQEEFEEGLACTGSGHYKEWTDNEGNVWSGVPLWVLLGTVDDIESSGHWTFNDEVANDGYSVQVVAGDGFSKTFASTDVARSDDYIIANKCNDAPLTGSAGPLRLVGDGVANPDGSLGGSAVGNVVKIAIPELQIPEAAPGSWNLTLNGKISDVISQAEFEAGMACPNSGHLKEWTDGDGNVWSGIPLWLLTGWVDDRQPHNYNANQAMSGYKVLVKAGDGYTVDFASADVVRDNDYIIADKCNNEPLTGSSWPLRLVGDGVAKEDGSLSGISVGNIVEIELTSFETAQPQPIPEVHIIKYAEDGTTVLDEKTVDYQWMEENLDVIGDGETVCKFEGITNNPDDVWDADETYPGGFKVANAVKGTRIQDLCDLVGGMGAGTEIVLVARDGWETRLPYSSIYTDPSVQERQGDAILAWWGDGEYVPDYADGMRLFFTPGGDNVYGQWDMHETLPENYWHYFYGGGVQYPSCAGLAAKWITEIKVYTIPQGDWKLELDGRDIGGMNCDVSKTYFEQALACQFGANHKATYTDSEERVWEGMPLWFLVGFIDDADQHSDNAFNDELAMAGYQVKITAADGYTVTIDSADIVRNSDYIIANSLNGTPIPESGSDWPLRLVGPAVTGSTSISQIESIKLVSTNKPVYTVDPIPNDSYNAGTTPDGISTMTVSDGVSGFKYFTVGIEPVNPHIGEESVVFTHLRNGSQLEHNATRADFDQVETAQAGFNVQPGDVVKAYIVDELTNSTDHNPEILQ
- a CDS encoding stalk domain-containing protein; this translates as MKYKFIVFLQIALLLLCVPAIAAANGADISLDLSKNAVLVGDTVTASGKTIPNAWVPLKIIDAAQNIIVFDAHKADAGGNYGIEFKTPPGAYGTLRVVVGEGSNVATGTLTAGSDTPTDTEAPAWPSGSTLDASNVARTGLTLTWTAANDNVGVTGYRVYKDDVVIDTVSSTTRTYSVTGLSSDTSYTFKVEAGDAANNWSTTGPSATVSTDKASGGGGGGGGGGGTSTTSSVSKVSKFITATAGGSVSCDQLTVKIPAGALPGNATVSASKLKSTEINEVVPEGMLVKLGSDVYEITITGSKEFGDQTITIKLSYDSSKIAAEEQPVLHYYDESSGKWVALETTVVQENGKWYAVTRVNHLTKFAVFSTVVDVVEVVREVNVIKLAIGQLAASINGTSYTLDVKPYIDTKAGRTLVPIRFISEALGADVEWITTDRQVKIKDAGKVLTLTIGSPNVLVDGVQSTIDCTPEIVSERTFLPLRFVSENLGAQVSYEDQTKEIIITR